A part of Desulfomicrobium baculatum DSM 4028 genomic DNA contains:
- a CDS encoding protein-tyrosine phosphatase family protein has translation MSRSAYSATWVTDQLAVGAAPMSYEQLDCLRAEGIGAILNLCGEFCDLHDIECAAGFEVYHMPLADEEAPELAELEKALAWLDEAIYLGKKVLIHCRHGIGRTGTVLNAYLLRRGLGHRLAWFKLRTLRSKPANFSQWWTIRKYGKQSPKLTVREPSLEMHKAVDLSPFFRDYEALQARVDDETRDIASKCGRDHDKCCSTPIKLSMIEAVYLTQRMNVGLTSEKRLEVIARAVETARRERLADSQVSAEAYCLSDASARCPLLENGKCILFAGRPLRCRFFGLDEERAGGLWETALDPALGNLSLELWLAFAGGIARGSLPLFALADVVSGKYVQTLFHLMVRSQ, from the coding sequence ATGAGCCGTAGCGCCTATTCCGCAACCTGGGTCACGGATCAGCTCGCAGTCGGGGCGGCTCCCATGAGCTATGAGCAGCTTGATTGCCTGCGCGCTGAGGGCATTGGAGCGATCCTCAATCTGTGCGGTGAATTTTGCGATCTGCACGACATCGAGTGCGCCGCCGGCTTTGAAGTGTATCACATGCCCCTTGCCGACGAAGAGGCCCCGGAACTGGCTGAATTGGAAAAGGCGCTGGCCTGGCTCGATGAAGCCATCTACCTGGGCAAGAAGGTGCTCATACATTGCCGTCATGGAATCGGGCGGACCGGAACGGTGCTCAACGCGTACCTGCTGCGCAGGGGTTTGGGGCACCGCCTTGCCTGGTTCAAGTTGAGAACGCTCAGATCCAAGCCCGCCAATTTCTCGCAGTGGTGGACAATCCGGAAATATGGAAAGCAAAGCCCGAAGCTCACTGTGCGCGAGCCTTCTCTGGAAATGCACAAGGCCGTTGATCTGAGTCCATTCTTTCGTGATTACGAAGCGCTGCAGGCCAGGGTTGATGACGAGACGCGCGATATCGCCTCCAAATGCGGACGCGATCATGACAAGTGTTGCAGCACGCCGATCAAATTATCGATGATCGAGGCTGTGTATCTGACCCAAAGGATGAACGTCGGACTGACCAGCGAAAAACGCTTGGAGGTCATCGCCAGGGCCGTGGAGACCGCGCGCAGGGAACGTCTTGCCGACAGTCAGGTTTCGGCCGAAGCGTATTGTTTGTCCGACGCCAGCGCGAGGTGCCCCTTGCTGGAGAATGGAAAATGCATTCTTTTTGCCGGACGACCGCTGCGATGCCGTTTTTTCGGGTTGGATGAAGAGAGGGCCGGCGGGTTATGGGAAACAGCTCTCGACCCGGCGCTCGGCAATCTGTCTCTTGAATTGTGGCTTGCCTTTGCCGGAGGAATTGCCCGGGGCTCCTTGCCGCTTTTCGCCCTGGCCGACGTGGTTTCGGGGAAGTATGTGCAGACCTTGTTTCACTTGATGGTGCGCTCGCAGTGA
- a CDS encoding PEP/pyruvate-binding domain-containing protein, whose amino-acid sequence MTASRLLRHWFTRLLAPNRLIREKYEHFKELLDSDAKALDLIADLEAPIYGYDPADVARVRFLTGQLVQAVRDMTTSLYDMNPHAYASLPEALERIAADISVLVTQPPLDFAPPYVLTLDEAADHPDQVGGKAANLAIVRRNGVATPAGFVITASAFARYLRDNDLEKEIEKRFEDVSLSNNDAIVRVTGELQELILAAKVPADIADEILRAVENMNLEGRRLAVRSSALAEDGNISFAGQYASELDVELSDVLAAYKRVLAGKYCPRALAYRVRHGLTDNNTAMAALVLPMVEASAAGVVYTFDPACSAVGGNAVGVYVVGGLAADLVDGSVTPGKHYLTREPEPSILMGCVCESSAAIPDQVLCELGKKAMHLEKVFGQPQDVEWAFGPDGLTILQSRPLQQEQDREAFSAEEIATAMELVSELDCASPGAACGPVHHVSSGADFRGIPKGSVVVTSTLRPALSQFLDRIAAIVAGNGSRASHLASVARERRVPVVVGCEPGILEEGAVVTVDAAAGKIFDRCLPSIMARNEEAEKTHAQVRAENQELASCTVRLSLLDPEDENFTPEGCRSLHDLVRFCHEKSVAEMFSLVDRGGRGLGKSRRLETTLPLVMYVLDLGGGLADSAAEKGPVDVGALSCIPLRALWSGLADERVAWDESQLHVDWEAFDRVSAGIFSKDSRILASYSIIASEYMHLNIRFGYHFSIVDALCGDLPGANYIKFRFKGGGAALPQRMHRLIFVRQVLEYFGYETTIKGDMLDASYMRMPAAETAHALEVLGLVLAVTRLMDVKLADSAEAKSEASLFLQRFFPEERA is encoded by the coding sequence ATGACCGCGTCCCGCCTGTTACGACACTGGTTCACCCGTCTGCTGGCTCCGAACAGGCTCATTCGTGAAAAATACGAACACTTCAAGGAGCTGTTGGACAGCGATGCCAAGGCCCTGGACCTGATCGCCGATCTTGAAGCGCCCATATACGGCTATGATCCGGCGGACGTGGCCCGGGTCAGATTCTTGACCGGACAGCTCGTGCAGGCTGTTCGCGACATGACAACCAGTCTCTATGACATGAACCCTCATGCGTACGCCAGTCTCCCGGAGGCGCTGGAGCGCATTGCGGCGGATATTTCCGTTCTGGTGACGCAGCCTCCGCTCGATTTTGCCCCCCCTTATGTGCTGACCCTGGATGAAGCCGCGGACCATCCTGACCAGGTCGGAGGAAAAGCCGCCAACCTGGCCATCGTCCGTCGCAATGGCGTAGCGACCCCTGCGGGATTTGTCATCACGGCCTCGGCTTTCGCCCGCTATCTGCGGGACAACGACCTTGAAAAGGAGATCGAGAAGCGTTTCGAGGACGTGTCCCTGTCCAATAATGACGCCATTGTCCGTGTAACCGGAGAATTGCAGGAACTTATCCTGGCGGCCAAAGTACCTGCGGATATCGCAGACGAGATCCTGCGGGCGGTGGAGAACATGAATCTTGAGGGCCGGCGTCTGGCCGTCCGTTCGAGCGCCTTGGCCGAGGACGGAAACATCTCCTTTGCCGGTCAATACGCCAGCGAGCTGGATGTTGAGCTGTCTGACGTGCTTGCCGCCTACAAGCGAGTTCTGGCCGGGAAATATTGCCCCCGGGCTTTGGCCTACAGGGTGCGACATGGCCTCACCGACAACAATACGGCCATGGCCGCCCTTGTTCTGCCCATGGTGGAGGCTTCGGCCGCAGGAGTTGTCTACACCTTCGATCCCGCATGCTCGGCGGTGGGCGGCAACGCAGTGGGGGTCTATGTGGTTGGCGGGCTGGCTGCGGATTTGGTGGATGGATCGGTGACCCCGGGCAAGCATTACCTGACCCGGGAGCCCGAGCCGTCCATCTTGATGGGCTGTGTCTGTGAAAGCTCAGCGGCCATCCCCGACCAGGTCCTCTGCGAGCTCGGCAAAAAGGCCATGCATCTTGAAAAAGTTTTCGGACAGCCTCAGGATGTGGAATGGGCCTTCGGGCCGGACGGGCTCACGATCCTGCAGTCCAGACCCTTGCAGCAGGAACAGGACAGGGAGGCTTTTTCCGCAGAAGAAATCGCTACCGCGATGGAACTGGTTTCAGAGCTGGATTGCGCGTCTCCGGGGGCTGCCTGCGGCCCGGTCCATCATGTTTCATCCGGAGCCGATTTTCGCGGAATTCCCAAGGGGTCGGTAGTGGTGACCAGCACGCTGCGCCCTGCGCTCTCGCAGTTTCTGGATCGCATTGCCGCCATCGTGGCGGGTAACGGAAGCAGAGCCAGCCACCTGGCCTCAGTGGCCCGTGAGCGACGGGTGCCTGTGGTCGTGGGATGCGAGCCCGGCATCCTGGAGGAGGGCGCGGTCGTCACGGTGGATGCGGCGGCAGGGAAAATTTTCGACCGCTGCTTGCCGAGCATCATGGCGCGCAACGAGGAGGCCGAGAAGACTCACGCCCAGGTCCGGGCCGAAAACCAGGAGCTGGCTTCATGCACGGTGCGTCTCAGCCTTTTGGACCCCGAGGATGAAAATTTCACGCCGGAGGGGTGTCGATCGCTGCATGACCTGGTCCGGTTTTGTCATGAAAAGAGCGTCGCTGAAATGTTTTCTCTGGTCGACAGGGGCGGGAGGGGGCTTGGCAAATCCAGGCGGCTGGAGACGACCCTTCCGCTGGTCATGTATGTGCTCGATCTGGGAGGCGGGCTTGCAGACAGCGCAGCAGAAAAAGGTCCGGTGGATGTGGGCGCGCTGTCCTGCATTCCGCTTCGCGCGCTGTGGTCCGGACTGGCCGATGAGCGCGTGGCCTGGGATGAAAGTCAGCTGCACGTTGATTGGGAGGCCTTTGACCGGGTCAGCGCGGGAATTTTCAGCAAGGATTCACGGATTCTTGCCAGCTACTCGATTATTGCCTCGGAGTACATGCACTTGAACATCCGCTTCGGGTATCATTTTTCCATTGTGGATGCCCTTTGTGGAGATTTGCCGGGTGCGAACTACATCAAATTCCGTTTTAAAGGCGGCGGCGCCGCCCTGCCGCAACGCATGCACCGGCTGATCTTTGTGCGCCAGGTCCTGGAATATTTCGGTTACGAAACAACCATCAAGGGCGACATGCTCGATGCATCGTACATGCGCATGCCCGCGGCCGAGACCGCTCATGCCCTGGAGGTCTTGGGCCTGGTTTTGGCGGTGACGCGGCTCATGGATGTGAAGCTTGCAGATTCGGCCGAGGCCAAGAGTGAGGCGTCCCTTTTTCTGCAGCGATTTTTTCCGGAGGAAAGAGCATGA
- the pilM gene encoding type IV pilus assembly protein PilM: MKKLGLFSKKNAGVGLDLGSEWLKMVKIRPGKGDFILESIARSPWQPGDLDNNSATAKKIAGLWSQLLLKDQVVASSMAGHAVIVKRVTFESDSPKTLGDTVHKDARQYIPFDINDVYLDFQVLGPGAKEKSYDVLLVASKKKVVQNLSDVITQSGLSLSVIDVDSFAICNSFEYNYPELQEKPVYLLDIGGAQSVFCIYHNGQPVFLREVSFGGRVVTEALASILNLKRMEAERIKLGGKDDLDEKNAKAIADAVNKTFKNWCDELKRLIGFYHSSSSNVVPAESLYLSGGGALLGGLKDVFQKELDLDVQYHNPFRKIFVDRNSFQKEYLEEIGPQMVVPFGLALRAI; the protein is encoded by the coding sequence GTGAAAAAATTAGGTTTATTTTCTAAGAAAAATGCCGGTGTCGGTTTGGATCTTGGAAGCGAATGGCTGAAAATGGTAAAGATTCGGCCGGGAAAAGGTGATTTTATTTTGGAGAGCATTGCCAGAAGCCCATGGCAGCCTGGTGATCTTGATAATAATTCGGCAACAGCAAAGAAGATCGCAGGTCTTTGGTCGCAGCTTCTGCTAAAGGACCAAGTGGTCGCTTCCTCTATGGCGGGACATGCGGTTATAGTTAAGCGTGTCACTTTTGAGTCTGATTCACCCAAGACTTTGGGAGACACGGTCCACAAAGATGCTCGTCAGTACATTCCTTTCGATATCAACGATGTTTACCTCGACTTTCAAGTTCTGGGCCCCGGGGCAAAAGAAAAGAGTTATGACGTTCTGCTTGTGGCCAGCAAAAAGAAGGTTGTGCAGAACTTGAGCGATGTGATCACCCAGTCTGGATTGTCCCTCTCGGTGATAGACGTCGATTCTTTTGCGATATGTAATAGCTTTGAGTATAACTACCCAGAATTGCAGGAAAAGCCTGTTTATCTCCTTGATATTGGCGGTGCGCAAAGCGTTTTTTGCATTTATCATAATGGACAGCCGGTTTTTTTGCGAGAAGTATCGTTTGGCGGTCGGGTTGTAACTGAAGCCCTTGCCTCCATTCTCAATTTGAAAAGAATGGAAGCGGAGCGTATTAAGTTGGGTGGCAAGGATGATCTTGATGAAAAGAACGCCAAGGCTATTGCGGACGCCGTGAACAAGACTTTCAAGAATTGGTGTGACGAATTGAAGCGTTTGATAGGATTTTATCATTCATCTTCGAGCAATGTTGTGCCTGCGGAGTCCCTTTATCTGTCTGGTGGTGGCGCGTTGCTCGGCGGACTGAAAGATGTCTTCCAGAAAGAACTCGATCTGGATGTTCAATATCACAACCCGTTCCGTAAAATTTTTGTCGACAGGAATTCTTTTCAGAAAGAATATCTTGAAGAAATAGGTCCGCAAATGGTTGTTCCTTTTGGCCTTGCCTTGAGAGCAATTTAA
- a CDS encoding chemotaxis protein CheX has protein sequence MNDTIKGIIAQFVEATTSVLKTMAMTDVKVGTPFVKQHAGAQGDVTGVIGFSNPKGKSRGTMSLTFTTASALGIVSAMLYEEQSEINDVVTDAVGELTNMISGQARKGLVGMGMIFEGAIPSVITGAGHIIRHVSTSAILAIPFETQHGALMVEVCFS, from the coding sequence ATGAATGATACCATAAAGGGAATAATTGCGCAGTTCGTGGAGGCGACGACCTCTGTTTTGAAGACGATGGCGATGACCGATGTCAAGGTGGGTACTCCTTTTGTCAAGCAGCATGCCGGCGCTCAAGGGGATGTAACGGGCGTGATTGGATTTTCCAATCCCAAAGGCAAGAGCAGGGGGACCATGTCCCTGACCTTCACCACGGCGTCGGCATTGGGTATTGTCAGCGCGATGCTTTACGAGGAGCAGTCCGAAATAAACGATGTTGTCACTGACGCTGTCGGCGAACTGACAAACATGATCTCCGGACAGGCCCGTAAAGGCTTGGTCGGCATGGGCATGATTTTCGAGGGGGCGATACCCTCTGTGATCACTGGGGCCGGACATATAATCAGGCATGTTTCAACAAGCGCCATTTTGGCAATCCCTTTTGAAACGCAGCATGGCGCTCTTATGGTGGAAGTCTGCTTTAGTTGA
- a CDS encoding type 4a pilus biogenesis protein PilO, which produces MDKSTVSKKFAELSSLQLLLILLGLAGLVYGAYWYFILDGKLAQIAKAEQTIEKLDKDIALYRAQVAKLPELERNLSLRKKELYYAKTLLPEDARALEMLLSSFEKLGRDENVEFILFQPGAEQIQEFYATRSVQLQISGTFHRLVTYFDRLSRLDRLVTIQNITFSPVSDFSPTEKYLNTSLVLQVYRALTEAEIKAREAQKSQNKKKK; this is translated from the coding sequence ATGGATAAATCTACAGTTTCCAAAAAATTTGCTGAATTGTCATCCCTGCAGTTGTTGTTGATACTGCTCGGTTTGGCTGGTTTGGTTTATGGGGCGTATTGGTACTTTATCCTTGATGGCAAATTGGCTCAGATTGCAAAGGCCGAGCAGACCATCGAAAAACTCGACAAGGATATCGCCCTTTATCGCGCCCAAGTAGCCAAACTACCCGAGTTGGAGCGTAATTTATCCTTGCGGAAAAAAGAACTTTATTATGCCAAGACCTTGCTCCCTGAGGATGCCAGGGCACTTGAGATGCTCCTTTCTTCATTTGAGAAATTGGGCCGAGACGAAAATGTGGAGTTTATTTTGTTTCAGCCTGGTGCCGAGCAAATACAGGAATTTTACGCAACGCGTTCGGTTCAACTGCAAATAAGCGGGACATTTCATCGCCTTGTCACCTATTTTGATCGCCTTTCGCGTCTTGATCGGCTTGTAACCATTCAGAATATCACTTTTTCGCCTGTTTCGGATTTTTCTCCGACGGAAAAGTATCTGAACACCAGTCTTGTTCTTCAGGTCTACAGGGCTCTTACAGAGGCCGAAATCAAGGCTCGTGAAGCGCAAAAATCACAAAATAAGAAAAAAAAGTGA
- the icd gene encoding NADP-dependent isocitrate dehydrogenase, with protein sequence MKRRVYFIEGDGIGREVWAAGRPVLDRAVELAFGDGRGFEWVELLAGKKAFEATGSYLPQETLDTLKTADLAMKGPLETPVGKGFRSLNVTMRQTLDLFACIRPIQYFKGIESPVKHPERVNMVIFRENTEDVYAGIEWQAGSPEARKLISFLRDEMGANVDEQSGIGIKPMTAKGSKRLIRKAIQFALDQRRESVTMAHKGNIMKFTEGAFRNWGYELAAEEFSGVVVREGEECCPPGRVVLQDRIADAMFQEVLIRPEKYDVIATPNLNGDYLSDALAAQVGGLGLAPGVNMSSDLAFFEPTHGTAPTIEGKDLANPGSLILSGALMLEHVGWNEAARKIRSAVELAISEGRVTVDLAGQMAKAKQVGCAEFGQILLANLEKV encoded by the coding sequence ATGAAACGCAGAGTATATTTTATTGAAGGCGACGGGATTGGACGGGAAGTTTGGGCGGCCGGTCGTCCTGTTCTCGACAGAGCCGTCGAATTGGCTTTTGGAGACGGCCGCGGTTTTGAATGGGTTGAACTGTTGGCAGGCAAGAAAGCTTTTGAGGCAACAGGCTCCTATCTTCCGCAAGAGACCCTGGACACGTTGAAGACGGCTGATCTGGCCATGAAGGGACCACTTGAGACGCCGGTCGGCAAGGGCTTTCGCAGCCTGAATGTGACCATGCGCCAGACGCTGGATTTGTTTGCCTGTATCCGGCCCATTCAGTATTTCAAGGGGATTGAAAGTCCGGTCAAGCATCCTGAACGCGTCAACATGGTTATTTTTCGCGAGAATACCGAAGATGTGTACGCAGGAATTGAATGGCAGGCAGGCAGTCCTGAAGCCAGAAAGCTCATTAGTTTCCTGAGGGACGAAATGGGCGCGAACGTGGATGAGCAAAGCGGCATAGGTATCAAGCCGATGACGGCAAAGGGCTCCAAAAGACTTATTCGCAAAGCGATTCAATTTGCCCTGGATCAGAGACGTGAAAGCGTGACCATGGCCCACAAGGGCAATATCATGAAGTTCACGGAAGGCGCCTTTCGCAACTGGGGTTATGAGCTTGCCGCGGAGGAGTTTTCCGGGGTGGTGGTTCGCGAGGGGGAGGAGTGTTGTCCTCCTGGCCGGGTTGTGCTGCAGGACCGCATCGCCGACGCCATGTTTCAAGAGGTGCTGATCAGGCCGGAGAAATACGATGTCATCGCCACGCCGAACTTGAACGGTGATTATCTTTCCGATGCCCTCGCCGCCCAGGTCGGTGGACTTGGATTGGCTCCGGGTGTGAACATGAGCAGCGACTTGGCCTTTTTCGAGCCCACGCACGGGACCGCTCCGACAATCGAAGGAAAAGATCTCGCCAATCCCGGCAGTTTGATTCTTTCCGGGGCGTTGATGCTTGAGCACGTGGGTTGGAACGAAGCCGCCAGAAAAATACGCAGCGCGGTTGAACTGGCCATTTCCGAGGGCCGAGTGACGGTTGATCTTGCAGGTCAGATGGCCAAAGCGAAGCAGGTGGGATGTGCCGAGTTCGGTCAGATTTTACTTGCCAATCTTGAAAAGGTCTAA
- a CDS encoding response regulator: MASIIVLDDVSDAGVLVKRILERQGHQVTAFTEEEEAIRHAAKGATDLAILDIKLKRMTGVEVLAEMKKLAPRIKVIMLTGYPTLETARESLKLGASEYCVKPIDKEELESKVADVLRQGADHQDEVP, encoded by the coding sequence ATGGCATCGATTATTGTGTTGGATGATGTTTCCGATGCGGGCGTTCTGGTGAAAAGGATTCTGGAGCGCCAGGGACATCAGGTCACGGCGTTCACCGAAGAAGAGGAGGCCATCCGTCACGCGGCCAAAGGCGCTACGGATCTTGCGATTCTCGATATCAAGCTCAAAAGGATGACCGGGGTCGAGGTGCTGGCGGAGATGAAGAAGCTCGCCCCTCGGATCAAGGTCATCATGCTGACGGGCTACCCCACCTTGGAAACAGCCCGTGAATCCTTGAAGCTTGGAGCCAGCGAGTACTGCGTCAAGCCCATCGACAAGGAAGAGCTCGAATCCAAGGTCGCGGATGTTTTGCGGCAGGGTGCTGATCACCAGGATGAGGTCCCATGA
- a CDS encoding ATP-binding protein, with product MKSFFARFKFETKLNLGIIAIVLGMAAVLLPVVSKMTSSALVAENKLRGAALVESLAARAVNPLLAQDYLVLRNLVSEIGDVVYAFVQNADNRVVTHSFVKGYPVELVGANSVGSDERVHVQLIDTGQIFVYDFAAPIMVAGERIGTVRIGLSKSRLNATTKQFVSALATMFGGVLLAAMALGSVFARTVTRRLAKLRAHAEDLVTGSLDNLSVLPGEHFCWEIMNCTETSCPAHHDRVRRCWLVPDTKCAGHACIIGPKPSSCRDCPVFLQNVGDEIQDLAESLDFMAFTLRDHIRGLREAEQTLTNQQRLLSTVLDMNPDLISLVDTRMIYQTSNRAFAQSVGKTVAEIRGLNDFHLFSEEEAERRNLEGREVLITGERVDRQERVDGPGGRKWFHVVQIPVHDESGRIVSLLRMDRDVTDIKEYEQQLIQAQKMESIGKLAGGVAHEINTPLGIILGYAQLLKEDVPADGQMSQDLAVIEKQAKVCRKIVADLLGFSRQGQTDKREMCFNNSVMESVSLVRHSFEMDRVRIVTRLDDSFPIIYGDPEKLKQVWINLLNNAKDAMPESGGVIVVVTKLRTPLGIVTLEVADSGTGIDEVSLKKIFDPFYTTKAVDKGTGLGLSVSFGIVKDHMGDIRADSPLPADFDLPPLPEGAVKGPGTIFTVDIPLDHGSEY from the coding sequence GTGAAATCCTTTTTTGCCAGATTCAAATTCGAGACAAAGCTCAATCTGGGCATCATCGCCATCGTGCTTGGCATGGCGGCAGTCCTGTTGCCCGTTGTGTCCAAAATGACGTCCTCGGCTCTGGTGGCGGAGAACAAGCTGCGCGGGGCCGCCCTGGTCGAGAGCCTCGCCGCCCGCGCCGTGAATCCGCTTTTGGCCCAGGATTATCTGGTCCTTAGAAATCTGGTCAGCGAAATTGGCGATGTGGTTTATGCTTTTGTCCAGAACGCGGACAACCGGGTCGTCACCCACTCCTTCGTCAAGGGTTACCCCGTCGAATTGGTGGGGGCCAACAGCGTTGGCAGCGATGAACGGGTGCATGTCCAGCTCATCGATACGGGGCAGATATTCGTCTACGATTTCGCAGCGCCTATAATGGTCGCCGGAGAGCGTATCGGGACAGTACGGATCGGCCTGTCCAAGTCCCGCTTGAACGCAACCACCAAGCAATTCGTATCGGCCCTGGCGACCATGTTCGGCGGGGTGCTGCTTGCGGCCATGGCCCTGGGCAGCGTTTTTGCCCGCACAGTGACCCGCCGCCTGGCCAAGCTTCGCGCTCATGCCGAAGATCTGGTCACGGGGAGCCTCGACAACCTGTCCGTGTTACCGGGCGAGCATTTCTGCTGGGAAATCATGAATTGCACGGAGACAAGCTGTCCGGCCCATCATGACCGCGTACGTCGTTGCTGGCTGGTGCCGGACACGAAATGTGCCGGTCATGCCTGTATAATCGGGCCGAAGCCCTCAAGTTGCCGGGATTGTCCTGTTTTTCTGCAGAATGTGGGTGATGAAATTCAGGACCTGGCCGAATCGCTGGATTTTATGGCCTTTACCCTGCGCGACCACATCCGCGGCCTGCGCGAGGCCGAGCAGACTCTGACCAACCAGCAACGGCTTTTGTCCACGGTGCTGGACATGAACCCCGACCTCATTTCCCTGGTGGACACGCGCATGATTTATCAGACGTCCAACCGAGCTTTTGCGCAGAGCGTGGGGAAGACCGTGGCTGAAATCCGGGGGCTCAACGATTTTCACCTTTTTTCGGAGGAAGAGGCGGAGCGCAGAAATCTCGAAGGGCGGGAGGTGCTCATCACCGGTGAGCGCGTGGACAGGCAGGAGCGCGTCGATGGCCCGGGTGGGCGCAAATGGTTTCATGTGGTCCAGATTCCGGTGCACGACGAGTCGGGTCGCATTGTCAGCCTGTTGCGCATGGATCGGGATGTTACCGATATCAAGGAATATGAGCAGCAGCTTATCCAGGCGCAAAAAATGGAATCCATCGGCAAGCTGGCCGGAGGCGTGGCGCATGAGATCAACACTCCCCTTGGCATCATCCTCGGATATGCGCAGCTCCTGAAAGAGGATGTGCCCGCTGACGGCCAGATGAGTCAGGATCTGGCGGTCATCGAGAAACAGGCCAAGGTCTGCCGCAAGATCGTGGCCGACCTGCTGGGCTTTTCCCGCCAGGGCCAGACTGATAAGCGCGAGATGTGCTTCAATAATTCGGTCATGGAATCAGTAAGTCTGGTTCGACATTCCTTTGAAATGGACAGGGTGCGGATCGTGACCAGGCTTGATGACAGTTTTCCCATCATTTACGGAGACCCGGAAAAGTTGAAGCAGGTCTGGATCAATCTGCTCAACAACGCAAAAGATGCCATGCCCGAGAGCGGAGGCGTCATCGTCGTGGTCACCAAACTTAGGACGCCTCTTGGGATAGTGACGCTTGAGGTCGCTGACAGCGGCACCGGCATTGACGAAGTGTCTTTGAAGAAGATTTTTGATCCTTTCTACACCACCAAGGCGGTGGACAAGGGAACGGGGCTCGGGCTGTCCGTGTCCTTTGGCATCGTCAAGGATCATATGGGCGACATTCGCGCGGACAGCCCGTTGCCGGCGGATTTCGACCTTCCTCCTTTGCCGGAGGGGGCCGTGAAGGGACCGGGAACAATCTTTACTGTTGATATTCCCCTGGATCACGGATCCGAATATTAG
- a CDS encoding PilN domain-containing protein codes for MIKINLLPQQKRTKTTNIEKSFVFFVLGVLLVLGSVFAVDYFFSSQLAELNASVSKKTQTKTLLEKEVAKVNQTIQELQDIDGRIKIIKQVRLRQGLPVKYIDEVVINIPQNKLWFEKFNVDANGNIALSGVALDNQAFVSFVERLRLSKYIASVDTRRTSRREIDGLGLVSFECSVKAQEYFENISTNGTTNG; via the coding sequence ATGATCAAAATTAATTTACTTCCTCAGCAAAAGCGAACTAAAACAACAAACATTGAAAAAAGTTTTGTTTTTTTCGTGTTAGGGGTCCTGTTGGTGCTGGGATCCGTTTTTGCCGTAGACTACTTTTTTTCTTCTCAACTAGCGGAATTGAATGCGTCAGTATCTAAAAAAACGCAGACAAAGACGCTTTTGGAAAAAGAAGTAGCAAAGGTGAATCAAACCATACAAGAACTTCAGGATATCGATGGAAGGATCAAGATCATCAAGCAAGTTCGCCTTCGCCAAGGATTGCCGGTCAAATATATTGATGAGGTCGTCATCAATATTCCGCAGAATAAATTATGGTTTGAAAAATTCAATGTTGACGCCAATGGCAACATTGCCCTCAGCGGAGTCGCATTGGATAATCAGGCTTTTGTGAGCTTCGTTGAACGGCTTCGTCTGTCGAAATATATTGCCAGTGTGGACACGCGAAGGACCTCTCGTCGCGAAATTGACGGGCTTGGCCTGGTTTCCTTCGAATGTTCTGTCAAGGCCCAGGAGTATTTCGAGAACATAAGTACGAATGGAACAACAAATGGATAA